The following proteins come from a genomic window of Metarhizium brunneum chromosome 2, complete sequence:
- the grhl2 gene encoding Grainyhead-like protein 2: protein MANKGPEPDMKTSSQKPGDDLLANFRQQFPEVAAVTSEASAPTIAQAASAVDHPIINLPPQDQRNPNVETDVFRDQDPTPRASHEPWRFTPSLLDPNSYAFNAFASTQPGYYVPTPGGNNPLLHSQAGDLHTPTIAAGGLSTPLSLPNSGDALHAGATAMDLSGFQALPPHQFHHFNPFIHGAAFATTSFVHQDTGYETMDQDGVVLEAAPPEHRVPSMVPAVLQQPQAVGHMMQMGHALPPNAEKFRFHCTLNAPTAMIKQADEIPITYLNKGQAYSLSVVDTSGTFPIPPGTKYRTFVRVSFEDEEQRQKSSVCWGLWKEGRGTNEAHHRGGKLQAVEYVEAGQPAENDDKRARIEVESASFDGFCVTWTPGASGSHDVNLAVRFNFLSTDFSHSKGVKGIPVRLCAKTSLVPADGSLQDAESSSEVCFCKVKLFRDHGAERKLSNDIAHVKKSIDKLKQQLAQIESGMKDMGKRKRISSATKGSDPQRPGKVQKHKRTWSMSSTSSNAGCGGSRMTLEEDLQIKLQTLQDMFTSTRPVSILYLRGEDLDDPDLHPVSLPGDMSPPNKLEVSREGPNWQARSTKSSVAGSMVSPSPSSLSLVSQASGMWQNIDNTTASGKAFEQISRIPRMDDAGTLSGWIEALGVDPSYRPPAEQAEKPVACFYVQYRDKSEQGKPTYYRAIYLSKRTVEEFNGRISSKWGVEPAKVLRSLRVIQGGLEVEMDDDVIRELREGQDMRLEIEEVIEQSSQTKREWEMLLDETGADGDDVAPFAKGFVLRLTF, encoded by the exons TGCTCAGGCTGCATCTGCCGTCGACCaccccatcatcaacctcccCCCTCAGGATCAGAG GAACCCAAATGTCGAAACCGACGTATTTCGAGACCAAGATCCTACGCCCCGAGCATCTCATGAGCCATGGAGATTCACCCCTTCCCTCCTGGACCCGAACTCGTATGCTTTCAATGCCTTTGCTAGTACCCAACCCGGGTATTACGTGCCAACCCCCGGGGGAAACAACCCGCTCCTCCATTCGCAGGCAGGAGACTTGCATACCCCGACAATAGCAGCCGGTGGACTTTCTACGCCGCTGTCTCTACCAAACTCTGGCGATGCGCTTCATGCTGGCGCGACTGCCATGGACTTGTCCGGGTTCCAGGCCCTGCCACCCCACCAGTTCCATCACTTCAATCCATTTATCCATGGAGCAGCCTTTGCGACCACTTCGTTTGTCCACCAGGATACTGGATATGAAACTATGGATCAAGATGGTGTTGTCTTGGAAGCAGCACCGCCAGAACACCGCGTGCCCTCGATGGTCCCAGCGGTcctgcagcagccgcaggCAGTTGGCCATATGATGCAAATGGGCCACGCACTGCCGCCGAATGCCGAGAAATTTCGTTTTCACTGCACCTTGAATGCGCCTACCGCCATGATCAAACAAGCCGATGAGATCCCGATAACATATCTCAACAAGGGACAGGCTTATTCACTCTCGGTTGTCGACACAAGCGGAACCTTTCCGATTCCACCTGGTACCAAGTACAGGACCTTTGTACGTGTTTCATtcgaggatgaggagcagAGACAGAAATCTAGTGTCTGCTGGGGCCTGTGGAAAGAAGGCAGAGGCACCAACGAGGCCCATCATAGAGGTGGCAAGCTTCAAGCCGTGGAGTACGTCGAAGCGGGCCAACCGGCAGAGAATGACGATAAACGAGCACGCATCGAGGTAGAAAGTGCATCATTTGATGGGTTTTGCGTTACGTGGACTCCAGGAGCGAGTGGTTCTCATGACGTCAACCTTGCCGTTAGATTCAACTTCCTGTCCACAGATTTCAGCCATTCAAAAGGAGTTAAAGGAATTCCGGTACGACTGTGTGCGAAGACTAGCCTTGTACCCGCCGATGGCTCCTTACAAGATGCAGAATCGAGCTCTGAAGTTTGCTTTTGCAAAGTCAAACTTTTTCGAGATCACGGAGCTGAGAGAAAGCTGTCCAACGACATTGCCCACGTCAAAAAGTCGATTGATAAGttgaagcagcagcttgcACAGATCGAAAGCGGCATGAAGGACATGGGTAAGAGAAAGCGGATCAGCAGTGCTACCAAGGGAAGCGATCCACAGCGACCGGGAAAAGTGCAGAAGCACAAACGGAcctggtccatgtcgtcgactAGCTCTAATGCCGGGTGCGGTGGAAGTCGCATGACTTTGGAAGAAGACCTGCAAATCAAGCTGCAAACGCTGCAAGATATGTTTACAAGCACCAGACCCGTCAGCATTCTATATCTGAGAGGAGAGGACTTGGACGATCCCGACCTTCACCCCGTATCTCTTCCCGGAGATATGTCTCCTCCAAACAAACTGGAAGTCTCCCGTGAGGGACCTAACTGGCAAGCTCGCAGTACGAAATCCTCGGTTGCAGGGTCCATGGTATCTCCATCGCCCAGCTCCTTGTCTCTCGTCTCTCAGGCATCTGGCATGTGGCAGAATATCGATAACACCACCGCTTCAGGGAAGGCATTTGAGCAAATATCAAGAATACCTCGAATGGACGATGCTGGCACCTTGAGTGGATGGATCGAGGCTCTTGGGGTTGATCCGTCATATCGGCCCCCCGCAGAGCAGGCTGAAAAACCTGTTGCCTGTTTCTATGTCCAGTATCGCGACAAGTCAGAGCAAGGGAAACCGACATATTACCGAGCCATTTATCTTTCGAAGCGAACCGTAGAAGAATTCAATGGTCGGATTTCTAGCAAATGGGGCGTTGAACCTGCGAAAGTTTTGCGCTCTCTACGTGTAATCCAGGGAGGGCTGGAGGTTGaaatggatgatgatgttatCCGTGAACTCAGGGAAGGGCAAGATATGCGACTGGAAATCGAAGAGGTAATTGAACAATCCTCGCAGACCAAGCGCGAATGGGAGATGTTATTGGACGAGACCGGAgctgatggcgacgacgttGCACCTTTTGCGAAGGGCTTTGTGCTTCGGCTGACCTTTTAA